AGTGGTGCGAATGGTCGGAATTGAACCGACACTCCGAAACCGGAATTGGATTTTAAGTCCAACGCGTCTACCTATTCCGCCACACTCGCACTATTGGTAGAATTTAAAAAACATTGTTTCTTAAATTGGACTGGAATTATAATAGATTTATTATTCTTTGTCAAGGGTTTTAAAAAGAAATATCAAAATTTCCATATTTTATTTCTTTTAATCAAATTTGAACAGCAAAAAATGTATAATCCTTGTATAAATTATGCATATATTTAAAGGATTTAAAATTGAGAAGTGATGAAGTAAAAAAAGGCTTTGATAGAGCACCACATAGATCTTTGTTAAGAGCTACTGGATTAAAAGATGAAGATTTTGAAAAACCATTCATTGGAGTTGCAAACTCTTTTATTGAATTAATCCCTGGACATTTTTTCTTAGATAAAGTTGCTGTTATTATTAAAGATGAAATTAGAAAGAACGGTTGTGTACCATTTGAGTTCAATACTATTGGTGTTGATGATGGTATTGCAATGGGTCATGATGGTATGTTATTTTCATTACCTTCAAGAGAATTAATTGCAAATTCAATTGAAACTGTAATGAATGCACATAAATTGGATGCAATGATTGCTATTCCAAACTGTGATAAAATTGTTCCTGGTATGATTATGGGTGCATTAAGAGTTAATGTTCCTACTATTTTTGTATCTGGTGGACCAATGCAAAAAGGTCACGATAAAGATGGTACACCAATTGATTTAGCAACAGCTTTTGAAGCAGTTGGTAAACATGAGGCTGGTGAAATTACAGATGAAGAATTACTTGATATTGAATGTAATGCATGTCCTAGTGGTGGTTCTTGTTCTGGTATGTTTACAGCCAATTCTATGAATACACTTATGGAAGCTATGGGTATTGCACTTCCTGGAAATGGAACTATTTTAGCTTTAACTCCTGAGAGAGAAGTATTATATAGACAAGCTGCTAAAAGAATTTGTGAAATTGCTTTAGATAAACAAGCTAGTGAAAAATACTTATTAAGAAATATCTTAAATGAAAATGCTGTAAGAAATGCTTTTGCTGTTGATATGGCAATGGGTGGTTCTTCTAATACTGTTTTACATATGTTAGCAATTGCTAGAGAAGCTAAAGTTGATTTTAATTTAGAAGATATTAATAAAATCTCTAAAAGAGTTTCTCATATTGCAAAAATTTCTCCATCTTTATCTACTGTTCATATGGAAGATATTAATAAAGCTGGTGGTGTAAATGCAGTAATGAAAGAAATGACAAAAAGAGGTAATGATATTTTACTTGATAATATTACAATTACAGGTGAAACTCTTTACGAAAAAATTTCTGATGCATATATAAAAGATACAAATATTATTCATACTATTGACAATCCATATTCTGATGTTGGTGGTTTAGCTATTCTTTATGGTAACTTAGCAGAACAAGGTGCTGTTATTAAAACTGCAGGAATTACAGGTGCACGTGCATTAAGTGGTAAAGCTGTTTGTTTTGATGGTCAAGCTGAAGCAATTGCTGGTATTGTTGGTGGTAAAGTTACACATGGTGATGTTGTTGTAATTAGATACGAAGGTCCTAAAGGTGGTCCAGGAATGCAAGAAATGCTTGCCCCTACTTCACTTATTATGGGAATGGGAATGGGTAAAACTGTTGCTCTTATTACTGATGGTAGATTCTCAGGTGCTACAAGAGGTGCTTCAATTGGTCACGTAAGTCCTGAAGCTGCTGAAGGTGGTATGATTGGGTTATTAAAAGATGGAGATATTATCAATATTGATGTTGATGCATACCTTTTATCTGTTGATTTAAGCGACGAAGAAATAGCTAAAAGAAGAGCTAACTTTAAACCTATTAAAAAACCACTTACTTCAAGTTGGTTAGGACAATATAGATCTCTTGTAACAAACGCAAGTTCTGGAGCTATGCTTAAAACTGATTTATAGTAGTAAATTTATAAAATCAAGGTTAAAACCTTGATTTTATTAACCAATTATTAACTATTGATTGGAAAATAGTTTACACTTATACTCTACAATCATCTAATCAAACATTCAAAAGGATATATTGTGAAGAAAAAACTTTTATTTGCCTCAACTTTAATTGCTAGTCAATTATTTGCAGAATCAATAAATTTTAATATGATAGATAAAAATCCGACTAGAGTAGCTCCAAATACAAATAATCAAATTTTATCTTTTAATGGTGCTATTAAAAAATCTATGAAATCAATTGTTAATATATCAACAAAAAGACATATTAATTCATCAAATGAAAATCTTCCACAACAAATATTTAAAGATCCATTCTTCAAAAGATTTTTTGGAGATCAATTTGGAAATCAATTTAAACAAAATAGAGTTCAAAGATCTTTAGGTTCTGGTGTTATTATTGCTAAAAATGGATATATTGTTACTAATAACCATGTAATAGATAATGCTGAAGAGATTACCGTAACTATTGGCAATGATACAAAAGAATACAATGCAAAACTTATTGGGAAAGATTCTGATAGTGATTTAGCTGTTATTAAAATAGACTCTACAAATTTAACTCCAATTAAATTTGGTCACTCAAAAGAGTTAGAAGTTGCTGATGTTATTTTTGCAATTGGAAATCCATTTGGTATAGGAAGTGCTGTTACACAAGGTATTATTTCAGCTTTAAATAAAAATAAAGTTGGACTTAATAGATATGAAAACTATATTCAAACTGATGCATCTATAAACCCAGGAAACTCAGGTGGTGCTTTAGTTGATAGTAGAGGTGCTTTAATTGGTATTAATACTGCTATTATTTCTAAAAGTGGAGGGAATAATGGTATAGGATTTGCTATTCCCGTTGCAATGGTAAAAGACGTAGTTAAAAAGTTAATTTCTGATGGTAAAGTAACAAGAGGTTATTTAGGTGTTGCTATTAGTGATTTAGACGCTGAAATGTCAAAAGTATATAATCATAAAAAAGGTGCTCTTGTTTTAGATGTATCAGAAGGAACTCCTGCTTTTAAATTTGGAGTAAAAAGAGGTGATTTAATTTATGCAATTAATGATAAAACAATAAGAGATCGAACTGATTTACAGAATATTGTCGCTTCATTTAAACCAAATGAAAAAATAGTTTTAAGTATAGAAAGAGATAAAAAAAATATTGAATTAAAAATAGTACTAGGAAATAGAACAACCTTAGTTCAAATTCAAGCTAATAATGGAAGAGTTTTAAGTGGTTTAAAAGTAACTACGATTGATACAAATACACAAAAACAATTTAGATTAGCTCCTGATACAAAAGGTGTATTGATTTCTGATGTTGAACCAAAAAGTAGAGCAGAAAAAGTAGGATTCCAACCTGGAGATATTATCATTCAAATTGAAGATATTGAAATTAATAATTTCCAAAACCTTGAAGCATCTTTAACAAAGTATAAAAACAAACATAAAAGAGTTTATGTAAATAGATATGGACAGACTATTCTTTTTGTTATAAAATAAAGGATTTACAATCATAAAAGTATTAATGATAGAAGATGATTTAGAACTTGCACAAATCATTACTGATTATCTTGCAGCATTTGATATAGAAGTTACAAATACGGATAGTCCATATAATGGACTATCTATGTTAAGTATTAATAAAGAGTTTCAACTATTAATTTTAGATTTAACTCTTCCTGAAATTGATGGATTAGAGTTACTTCCCAAAATTAGAGAAAAATCTCAAATCCCTATTATTATAAGTTCTGCAAGAGATGATATTCTAGATAAAGTTATGGGATTAGAAAGAGGTGCTGATGATTATTTGCCAAAACCTTATAATCCTAGAGAACTTCAAGCTAGAATAAAAACTATTTTAAAAAGAATTGATAAACCAGCAGAAGTTAAGAAAATAGGAAATAGTTCTCCTTTTATTGTAAAAGAAGATGATATGCAAATATATTTTAAAGATATTCCTCTTACTCTAACTCTTGCTGAATATGATATTTTAAAACTTCTTATTAGAAGAAATGGTGGCGTAATAGCTAGAGAAGATTTTATATATGCTAGTGATAGTATTGAAGATGATTCTTCATTAAAAAATATTGATGTAATCATTTCAAGAATTAGATCAAAATTATCAAAAATAGATGCTACAAAAACATATATAAAATCAGTTAGAGGTATTGGATATCAACTAATATGATAAGAAATATTTCTATTTCTGCTTTTATTAATTTAATATTTTCATTAGCTTTTGTTGCAATATTAATTACGTTTTCATTATTTATTAGTTTTGATAAGCAAAAACATGAAATTACTCAACAAAATAGATACGAACTTATTGCAGAGAATTTTTTAAGTACTTTTCAAAACTTACCTAGTGCAGAAACATTATTCAAATTATTCAAGAAATTCCAAGTAAAACCATTGGAAGATAGAGATGCAAAACTTGAAATAATTAAAAATGCTCAAGAACTAACAATTACTCAAAACTATTTAGGAACATATCGGGTATATAAATACAATGAAGAATATTATATTTATGTACAACAATATGGATATAATCTTATGCTAAAAGATGTAACAAACCATAACTATAGTATGGCAATTATAATTGCTACATTTATATTATCGCTTATTACAATATTTTTTTTATATGCTATTTTAAAAAGAAAACTAAAACCTCTTAAGCTATTAAATAAGCAAATTATTGAATTCTCAAATGGTAATAAAGACATTAAAATAACCTCTATAAGTAATGATGAAATTGGAACAATTGCAAAAAGCTTTAATGAAGCTATTACTCTTATAAATAATCAAACAAAATCAAAAGATTTATTTATGCGTAATATGATGCATGAACTTAAAACTCCTATTACGAAAGCTATGTTTATTGCTGAAACATTAAATAATGAACAAACAAGAGATAACCTTCAAAGAGCTTTTAAAAGAATGGATGATATTATCAAAGAATTAGCAACTGTAGAAAAGCTCACATCTGCTAATAATATGATGTATAAAGAGCCAACATCATTTTTTAATATTTATAATAAAACATTAGAGATTATGATGGTTTCCCCTGATAATATTACATCTAGAATTAAATCTTTTAACTTCTCTGTTGATATTTCAATGTTTTCTATTGCACTTAAAAACTTAATTGATAATGCTATAAAATTCTCACCAAATCATAAAGCTATTATAAATGCTTCGAAAGAACAAATTGAAATAAGTTCACTAGGTGAACCTTTGAAATATGATTTAGAATACTATACTGAAGCTTTCTCACAAGAAGAAAAAAGAAGTGATGGATTTGGATTAGGTTTATATATTGTTAAAACAATTGCTTGTTTACATGGTTATAAACTTGAATATAAATATGAAGATGGAAAGAATTACTTTATAATAAAGATGTAGAAATCAACTTCTACATCTTTTGTATTTTATGAAACTTTCTTTTTATTATAAAGTTTCATAAAGTAGTAGTGTAAATATAAAGACAAGCCTATAACTGCACTTCCTAAAAGAAGTAAAAAATAATTACTCGTTTTTCCCCAAATAATAAGATTTACAAGTAATCCAGCAGGAACTAAAGCGTTATTCATAATTGCTAACACTCCTGCATCTACAAAACAAGCTCCTTTATTCCATAAGAAATATCCTAAACCAGAAGCTGCTACACCTAACCAAATTAAAACACCCCATTGTATTAATGATGGTGATAATTTTTCGGGATTTGCAAATAATAAAAATGATATTACACTTACAATCAATGCTCCAAAATGGAAGTATCCAAAAACATCTCTATGTCTAATTTGCGTATGTGATTCCATTACTTTTTTGTAAGCACTTTGTCCTAAAGCAAAACAAATACTTGCAGCTTGAACCATCAAAAAACCTGTGATAAAATCTTCACTAATATTTTGATATCTGATTATATATGCACCAAATACAGCTAATCCTGTACTAACTAGATAAAGAGGTTTAAACTGTTTTTTAAATCCATCATAAAATAGTGTTACATAAACAGGCGTGAATACAGTGAAAAGTACAACTTCTGGAACACTTAAAAATAAAAATGATTTATAAAGAAAAATATACATCAAGCCAATTTGTATAGTTCCTATAAGCATTATTTGAAGCTTTAATTTTGTTTGAATACCTCTAAATTTTGTAAAGGGAATAAAAACTAATGAAGCTAAAACAACACGAATAAGTACAGCAAAATAACTATCAACCTGCCCTGCTAAAACTTCACCTATTAAACTAAAAGAAAATGCCCAAAGAAGTGTTACTAAGATTAAATATGGCATTTATTTTTAACTTCTTACATCTTTCATAATTTCAAACCATGAACGGTTGAAGTTCTTTTTAATATATTTAGCCCGATGTGGAACTATACAACCTGAACAATTTTGATGAATATAATCTTCACCAATATATTGAGCTCCATCACGTGATTTGATATTACAAACTGAAAATAATGTTTTCCCATCATCTGTTTTTTCAAAGCCTTCCATTTTAAACCTAAAGTTTGGACAGGCACAAAGGTAGCAGTTTAAATCTTCCATATCATGACATTTTTTATTGTCTTTATATAAAGGACAAAAATCTGGTTCGTTCTTTACCATATTATCAAACTTGAAGTATTCTATAACCTCATCAACTGTTTTATCTTCTAATTTTTTCATTACATTTGCGTGAAGGTTACCCTGTTGGATAAACCACTCTTCATATGTCATCATAGTACTCCTAAAATTAATACAATTATTATAAATATATCTAAGCGATACTTTAACGAAAGTGTCTTTAAAACATCACTATTCTCAATATTTTCTTTTCCTATTCCAAAAAATGCTTTGTCTTTAATTTTCCCAAAATAAGAAGTTGGACCACCTAGTTTTAAATCAAGACTTAATGCCATTGAAGCTATTGGTAATCCTGCATTTGGGCTTTCGTGTTTTGAGCCATATTTATAAAACTGTGTTAGTGCTTTTTTACTCATAAATAATATAGCTATTAAAACAGCTGTTATTCTCGCAGGTACATAGTTTACAATATCATCAAGGATGGCTGCTATTTTTCCAAAGTTTTCATACTTTTCATTTCTATACCCTATCATCGAATCTAAAGTATTAATAGCTTTATATATAAAAGCTCCCACTATTCCAAAACAAAGTAAATAAAATAAAGGTGCAATTACTCCATCGCTTAAATTCTCAGCATAAGTTTCTACTGCTGCTTTATTCACATCTGAATTTGTCATTGTACTTGTATCACGACTTACTAACATAGCTATTTTTTCTTTTTTAACTTCTAAATTCCTACTTGTTATTACATCTTCTACACTGTCGTATAACATTTTGGAAGCTAGTGTAAAAGAGGCTAAAAAACCTTGAAATAAGATATTATCAAAACTAGCTAGAAATGAAGTGATTATATAAACAATTACAATCAATGAAACTGTTAATATTCCACCTCTTAAAATTGAGTCTTCATAATACTTCTTTTTAAACCAGTTTATATAATCTCCCATAAATATTATTGGATGTTTGAGAAACTTTAGTTTCTCAAATTCGCCAAAAATATTATCTAAAGCATAAGCTATTAGAGCAATACTATAAAACACTTTTTAGAATCCTTTTTACATCTAGTTTATCTTTCATAGTATTTACAAAGGTATCTATTGAAGTTTTTTTGTACTCTTCAAAGATATATCCTATATATGAAGAATCAATTGATTTAAAATATGAAGTTCTAAACTTATCATTATCAAATATTCCATGAACAAATGTACCTTTGAACTTTTCTGTTTCGTATGATAAGGGATATTTATCACACATTCCATGATGAATTTCAAAGCCTTCTATTTTACTATCAAATAAATCATAAGTTTTTTTCTCTAATATCTTCTCTTTTTCAAAGACTATACTTGCAGGAATTTTAGCAAAGCCCTGCTCTACTAAAGCTTCATTGTTTTCTAAAGCGTATTTATCATCTAGTGTTTCAAACATCATTTCATAACCACCACATACACAACAAATATCTTTTTTATAGTTTTTGATTTGTTCAAATAAGCCATTTTCTTTTAACCATTTTAAATCTTTGATTACAAGTTTAGAACCAGGAAGAATTACAAGGTCAAACTTTTCAAGTGAAATATTATAATCCACAAACTCAACAAATACCTCATCATCACATATCAAAGGTTCTATATCATTGTAATTACTCATATATGGATACGATATAACGGCAACATCAAGTTTTTTCTTTTTTGGGTTTTGTACAAAGTTTTTTAATGATGCGGAATCTTCAAATCCTAAGTTAAATGGAACATAAGGCAATACTCCTAAAACTGGTATTTTAAAATCCTCTTCAATGATTCTAATACCTTCATCAAATAAAGATAAATCTCCTCTAAACTTGTTTACAATTACACCTATAATATTATTACGAAGTTTTTCTGGTAATAAATGATACACTCCATAAATAGAAGCAAATACTCCACCTTTTTCAATGTCTGCAACCAATATAATTTTAGTATTGTATTCATTGGCTATAAAGATGTTTGAGAGGTCTTTATCCATTAGATTTAACTCAACAGGACTTCCAGCACCTTCGTTTACAATACAGTCGTATCTTGTATCTAAATACTCATAGCATCTTTTAACAGAAGGTTTTAAAGTGTCTATATCTCTATAGTAATCTAATACATCTTTGTTTGCTACTACTTTACCCTCCACTATCAATGAAGCTGAACTTCCACGACCTGATTTTAAAAGTACAGGATTTAAATGATATGAAGTCTCTACTCCTAATACTTCGCTTTGAAAGTATTGTGCTATTGCTATTTCACTTCCATCATCACATACGTGAGAGTTATTTGAGACATTTTGTGCTTTAAAGGGTGCAACGCTGTAGCCTAAGTCTTGTAGTATCTTTGCTATTACAAATGTTATAGTTGATTTTCCTGCGTCTGAGGATGTTCCTAGGATTGATATATTATTCATAAGCTTCTTGCCTATGTTTAAAATCTACAATAGCAATGATTAGCTTATCATCTTCTATCAAATAAAAAAGGCGATAATTACCAACTCTATATCTATAGTAGCCTTCAAGATTATCTTTTAATTTTTTAATATTTGTTCCATAAAGAGGGTTTTCTCGAAGTTGAGGATAAACAAAATTAACAATTTTAGAATATAGCTTTTTATCTATTTTCTTTTTAATCTTTTGGAAAGTTTTTGTTTCAGCAATTTGATACTTAGACAATATTGTAATCACCATTTTTAAGGTCATCAAATCCGTTCATCAAGTTTTTAACAAGTTCTTTATCATTCATAATTTCATTCATTTCACTATTTTCTACAAATTGTGAAGAAGTTAGATATTGCATAGTTGCAAATTCAATAAAATTTGAAAGATTTCTTTTTTGTCCATCAGCAGCAAGTTTAATCATATCGTAGATAGAATCATCTACTCTCATTGTTACAGTTTTCATAATATAATCCTTTGAATATTTATTAATACTATTATATTCAATTTTATTCAGATTGTCAATTATCAATATAGCTTTTAATTTTATTTAGTATTTATACTCCATCTCATCCACAACTAACTGTTTATTCTCAAATGGATCAATAATCGCTTCAATCTCATCAAATGCATATTTCAAAGGAAAACCTATTTTAGAGTTTGTTGCTGTTGATTCTAGTTTATAGAAGCGTTTGCCATTTACATATAATGCTTTTTTATTTGATAGTTTATTTTTTAGATTTACTATTACAAAGATATGTTTTGGTACTAGTACAAAATAAGCTTCATAACCTTTTACTTTTAGCATTGAGATTAAAAGATTTGATTTATCATCACAATCTCCATAATTTTGAGTAACCACTTGTTTTGAGCTTTTTGCAATTCCTTCATTTACTTTATATGGTATTCTTGTTACAAAATCTAGCATTTTTTGTACTTCACATAATTCGTTTTTATTACAATCTTTTATTAAATAGTTTGCAAGTTTTAGTGTGTAATCATCACGTCTTACTTGGTTTACATAAGTTAGTCCATTTATATCTATAAATTGATTTTTGACTATATTAAATGATGTGAAAATCATATATATTATATAGATTATAAAAGCAAGTGATAAAAGAAAAGAAGAGTATTTTAAAAACTTATTATTTATTAGCATATCTCTTTTAATGCCTTTTTAAAAACTTCTAGATTATTTGTAGATTTAACTGCAATTCTTATATATCTATCATCTAAAAAGTCGAAGTTTTCACAGTTTCTTATCATAATCTTATATGGTTTTAATTTCTCTTGTAATTCATTTGCATTTAGTGTTTTTAGCTTTGCTAAAATATAGTTTGCATTACTTTTATAGATTGATTCTATTAGTGTTGAGTTTTCTAAAACTTTTTCTAAAAGCAGTCTATTTTTTGTATTTATTGCTTTTGATATTTTTTTAAAGTTTTTGTCTTCAAGAGCTGTGCATAAGTAATTTGAATCAAAATTTGAAAGTTTCCACATTGGTTCAAATCTTTTTAGTGAGTCAATATTTTTTTCATTTGAAACAATAGTTCCAACTCTAATTCCAGCACTTGAATAAAATTTTGTCATAGATTTTAAGATGTATAATTTATCATATTTTTCTAAATATTTAATAGCTGATTGTCCATCGCAAAAGTCTAAAAAGCTTTCATCTATTAAAACTGTACAATCTTTTTGTGTCCAATAGCTCATCAAAGAATCAATATCATAATATTTACCATCAGGTGTTGAAGGATTTACAAATATTACGAAACTTTTATTTTTTACAGGTAATTGTATATTTTCAAATCTATTAATAGTTTGTAATTTATATCCAAAGTTTATACAAGCTTTTTTATATTCTAAATAAGCAGGTGAATAAATCGTAGAATGCTCCAAGCCTAAATTTTTAAGATGCCTAAAAAGTGCAAAGATAGCTGAACTTCCACCGTTAAATAGTTCTATTTGTTCTATTTTTACATCATAGTTATCTGCGATTTTTTTATATAATTTATCATAAATTGGATAAGAAGAAATATCAAGATTATTAAAATCAATATTTATATTTGGCTTGATAAAGTTGATATTTGATGACAAATCAATAACTTCTTGAATATCACAGCCTAAATCTTTTGCGAACTTTTCTATTTGTCCACCATGTTCAAATGTTTCTAATGTTTTCATAAAACAATTGCCAATGCGATATTTAATAAAATAAGTTCAGTATGTTCTAGAGTAAAACCTAAACAATCGCCATTTACAAAAGAGAATTTTTTATTTAATATTTTTAGTATTATGTAAAAACTTAGCATTGAAATTATAAAAAGAATTATTGCATTTGAGTTTAAAGTAAAAGCTAGTATTACATAAACAAAAGCAAAAAGTTTGATTTTCCCTACTCCTGCACTTTGAAAGGCAAGTGATAAAAAACTATTTTTATTAAACTTAAAAAGTTGTAATAAATATATAAGATTTAAACGAGAAAAAACTAAAACAATAAAAAATAATACATACTCTTTTTCATACAAAATATAAGTAGAAATACTAACTTTTAGCAATACAAAACAAAAAGCATATAAAGCCCCAATTGCACCAATAGTTGGGTCTTTCATAATCTCATAAGCATCTTTTCCTGAATAAGAAGCAAACCATGCATCAATCACATCACAAATAGCTTCCAAATGTAAAAAACCATAAAGAGCTAGATAAAGAACAGAAGCTACAAAAGCAGAATATAAAGGAGTGAAAAACTCATTTAAAAAGATATTTAAAGCTATTACAATACTTGCTAAAATAGCTCCCACAAGTGGCAAGAAAGCTAGTGTATATTTATATGTATCATTGTTTATTTTCATATCTTTAACAAAAATAGGAATAATTGAAAAATACGAAAGTGCAAAATAAAAAGCATTTAGTATTTGTTTCATTTTAATCTTTTTGATATTGAGTATTTTACTTCATAGACTTCATTACAAAGTTTTACTAACTCTTGTCCAATAAGTCCCGAAAAGTCTACGAATCTTCTTGATTGGCTATCAAAAGGAATTACTCCACATGAAACATCATTTAGTACAAAAACAATATTTGCTTTTGTACTACAGATAGTTTTGAGTTGTTCTTTTAATGTTTTTTCTTCTTCATCAAGATTGTTAAAAAGCCACATAGAAACACAATCTACTAAATAAGTTTTATCATCTTTTATAACTTTTACTAAATCTTTTGGCTCTTCAATAGTCAAAAAATCATCAA
The Poseidonibacter antarcticus DNA segment above includes these coding regions:
- a CDS encoding aminotransferase class I/II-fold pyridoxal phosphate-dependent enzyme — its product is MKTLETFEHGGQIEKFAKDLGCDIQEVIDLSSNINFIKPNINIDFNNLDISSYPIYDKLYKKIADNYDVKIEQIELFNGGSSAIFALFRHLKNLGLEHSTIYSPAYLEYKKACINFGYKLQTINRFENIQLPVKNKSFVIFVNPSTPDGKYYDIDSLMSYWTQKDCTVLIDESFLDFCDGQSAIKYLEKYDKLYILKSMTKFYSSAGIRVGTIVSNEKNIDSLKRFEPMWKLSNFDSNYLCTALEDKNFKKISKAINTKNRLLLEKVLENSTLIESIYKSNANYILAKLKTLNANELQEKLKPYKIMIRNCENFDFLDDRYIRIAVKSTNNLEVFKKALKEIC
- a CDS encoding adenosylcobinamide-GDP ribazoletransferase — encoded protein: MKQILNAFYFALSYFSIIPIFVKDMKINNDTYKYTLAFLPLVGAILASIVIALNIFLNEFFTPLYSAFVASVLYLALYGFLHLEAICDVIDAWFASYSGKDAYEIMKDPTIGAIGALYAFCFVLLKVSISTYILYEKEYVLFFIVLVFSRLNLIYLLQLFKFNKNSFLSLAFQSAGVGKIKLFAFVYVILAFTLNSNAIILFIISMLSFYIILKILNKKFSFVNGDCLGFTLEHTELILLNIALAIVL
- a CDS encoding bifunctional adenosylcobinamide kinase/adenosylcobinamide-phosphate guanylyltransferase, which gives rise to MKILYFGGQKSGKTSAASHKTLELSSNTKPYYVATYDNSYNDSSMQTRIDKHLEERVDDFLTIEEPKDLVKVIKDDKTYLVDCVSMWLFNNLDEEEKTLKEQLKTICSTKANIVFVLNDVSCGVIPFDSQSRRFVDFSGLIGQELVKLCNEVYEVKYSISKRLK